The DNA region ttttggaaaactctagttattgaattatttaaaactgatagttaatattaatgttttggttttatttgatcacaacaTGTATAAGTTATAAGCTCTTTATGCTAGAATAAACCTTAAAAACCAAAACAACAATTTTACCTAAGAACTCTCCATAATCGATTTGACCCCTTCCAGATCGAGTGATGCTTCGAGATGATCATGATAATTGTGTTCTACACGAAGAAATAAAGCTTCTCGTGTCTTTGGATCAACGAACAAAGGTGTACGACGAAATCTTCAAACCTTTAGCTTGATGTTCTTGGCGTGATTGAGAAATTCTAGCATCTGACCGAGGATTCTAGCCTTGGTCTGGTTTTCGACCGAGAAAATTAGCCGTTCCCTACATTTGACCGAGGAATTTTGGCAATCGATCGAGAATTTCATTCTAGCTCGGTTTTCGACCGAAAAAACTAGTCAGACACGATACTCGAACGAGGAACAATGTGCACGACCAAGAACCCCTTATCCGTGTTGACCGGGTGCCCATATTCGTTGACCCCGAGCTAAAATCGACCTAGACCCGCGCATCCGACCCAATTCGCGACCCAGACACCTATCTTAGGGCCTATTTTTTAGGGCttcaattttaattgtttttttacaaTTAGAAGGCATaaactagtttttaaaaattcgATAAAATAgaaaacgatttaaaaatatttttagaacactatcataaaaaatattttaataaaggtatgtttgattttttttttaaattctatcaccttaaaattgatatttttcaggtacCTTCTCAATAATTTTCAACATCAATTTGCATATACTAgtatgtaaatattattttataattttaaataaaagaaaaactaatatatatctagaacttgaaaatttattggttaaataaaacgtaataaaacttaattatcaaaattttatgagTTATACACCATTCTTTAACAAGTATATAGGATTTAGCACGAAAGCCCTTTTCGAGTATTTCCAAAATCGAACTTAATAGAATctctaattaaattatgtttatacacgtatacaaatatttttattcatttaaaattaaaaattaattaacgactctttaatcaaataaataatccttttaaattaattatttctaatgaatttaaaacaatgatttattttatttttaaatctaaaaaattatttaaatttaattattaattattattattattattataattaattttaaaacatcccaaatatattttgtataaatatttttaaagatttttaaaccACTGACTAACCAATATTGAACTCGAAGCTCCAACATTTTTCGGATAAAGGGATTTCTGGCCTCACATGAAGTATTGTAATTAAGACAAGtatgttatcataataaaaaatgaaggaTACAAGATTAATGAAAAAATGGAATAACAGATTTGttttaatgaattattgtaataaaaaaattataacacgATCTAAAAATTATCAAgaacattttattttctaaaatgttttattcaaataaataacagTTGTTATACTAACTATAAATCACATTCACtctttaatcttataatttaaaaaataatggtaAACGATGATTATCACAAATAACATTGCAgtcatctattttatttttatctacaAATGGGCATTATAAAAGAATTGTTTTAAAAACTAACTTTTGTTTCACTGTTAttgaagtttttattttaaattaaaatataagaacaGTAATAGAATCTCAAATCTGACATAAGTATAGCAGAAGACATATGGGGCTTCTTGATTTTTTCAATgaagaaataatatttgtttaaaacttATTATACCCATTTCCTTGAAGCCCAAAGaacattttcaatttaatatcttttttgttttctgaaaaaataatatataacaattctCATCAAAATAGTCATgggttttgttttttcattagaTAATATATACCGGAATGTATccaaaatatttaactaataattatatgaaAGACTACTAATGTTAAATTCAATTTCAACTAAAATTATCTTGATTTATCCAGAAAAATTTAGTAGGAATCTAAGTTAAACAACCGATTTAATAAGGATATATAATTACTATCTGTTTTCAAACATATTAACATATAGTGTAATTACATGAACattccatttatatatatatcattcaaatatttagtagttaatgttttttaatattttatttatatttataataaaataaatgtttataaattttaaaattataaaaatattataaatataacaaatttaaatgtctaattaaattatatatatattaatattttatttatatttataataaaataaatgtttataaaattttaaaattataaaaatattataaatataacaaatttaaatgtctaattaaattatatatatatatatatatatattcataattaaggccttattattttttaattttttaaaaaatttaaataaaattaattttctaataaatcacttcttaacaattacatcatttatttcattaatcaaaatattaaaataccctctattttaaactATAAGTTATTCGTGAAGACATGAAATTAGAAACAACAATCTATATCTAATTTACTCTAAATTCATTTATTGTCATACTATATTTATGGGTTGTCTCTCTAATTAAGGCTTTATCCACAAGAAACTAGCTTTCCCGATAGGAGCttcttgatattttttttttttttttgaatgatcCCTTCATCATTACTTTTAGTAATGTAGAAGAATCTTTGTGCATATGTATACTTGAAATAAATATgtctataattataatattgacTATAGTGACTTACAATATCTCTTGATAATGCTAGCTAGTCTTAAAActaaaccatatatatatatgcaccaTCACCATCTCCATCTCATATCTCCATTCATCTTAACCATGGCGAAAACCTTATCTGCTACAAGTATCTTACTTGTCTTTGCCTTGAGCACTTTCTGGCTCTCCAATGCCGAAAAAGTTGTACTATCCAAAGGTAATTTTGAAGTTTTATGTTCATTTTGATTAACCATGGTATTAATGAAAAGATCAATCTATTTAGTTATTTCTTAttcttctattattattattgttattgcgAATAAGCTCCACACACCAAGAATGAAGTGATTATTATGGCGGAAGCAACAACAATGGAAAGAGTTAATGATACACATTTGAACAAAGTTTGTCATTTATGCGAAGATGTGACAGACGAGATACTTAAAGTCCTTCGATCAAAGAAAATGCAAAAGGGGATCATGAATATCCTCCATGGAACATGCTCTCTACTCTTTAACTTAAAGCCAAAGGTATACAACTAGTCATTTGTACATACTGTTTATAACTTTATACATTTATTccatgacaaaaaaaaaatagatcacCTGATAAGCCACCCAGCTCAAATGATAATAAGTTTTATCATATagacaaatcttataaattcaATTCTCACTTAGAAACTTTTGTTTAAAGATGGGTCATGACTGTGTGGTGGTACAAATCACCCCTAGCTAGAATTAAACCTGGGTCATAAGAAAAATAGTGATTTTGAGatgaaaattaaagaaatacaATTTTGGAAGTTAACTTGTTTTGAGAACATAAAAGTTGTGAATTATTTTGCAAATGCGGTTTAATCAAGAGGTAGTGACTCTATCAAAGAATGTATCGAAAAAAGGCCATCATGATTAATTGTCttgagaaataaagaaaaaaaagtttttgaaGTTAATTTTTTTCCAATTGGGATGAGTTCAAACACATTATGAAAGtgtaaaaccatttcattaggCACATAATTGCGAGTCCGTGTAAAATGTATGGacataaactattaattatttaactacTCAATCATGATCAATACACTTAATTTGATGCGTGAAATGagattaattatgtgttaaaATGTGGCAGTGTATGGCGACAGTAAATTCATATGGCCTTGTCTTTTTTACAATGGTACAAATAGTACAACCTAGAACGATTTGCAACTCGGTTCATCTTTGCTCACCAAACCCTGCT from Impatiens glandulifera chromosome 5, dImpGla2.1, whole genome shotgun sequence includes:
- the LOC124940557 gene encoding uncharacterized protein LOC124940557, with protein sequence MHHHHLHLISPFILTMAKTLSATSILLVFALSTFWLSNAEKVVLSKAPHTKNEVIIMAEATTMERVNDTHLNKVCHLCEDVTDEILKVLRSKKMQKGIMNILHGTCSLLFNLKPKCMATVNSYGLVFFTMVQIVQPRTICNSVHLCSPNPANSTTFFMSEDKCDVCHYVVGKALTELKYPNKQLEIMMESVLKNSITMKSIEEKQILNSEFAPMILDNTKHFLEAMDLCAMTRACDSRYSSDE